The following nucleotide sequence is from Halobaculum sp. MBLA0147.
GCACCGTGGTCGGCAGTTCGGCGACTGGCTCCGTCTCCGCCGCGACCGGGGAGAGCTCCCGACGCTGCTCGGAGCCGCCGTCCACGACGGCCACCGTCGGCCGCTCCGGTGGCTCGGACCGATCGAGCAGCCGTGCGAGCGGGTCGTACGCCTCCACGAGCCCGGCGAGTCGGTCCAGTCTGCCGGTTGCGTTCTCGGTCCCGTAGAACGACGCCGCGCGGTCGGCGAGATCCGACGCGGGACGACCACACACCGACGGGACACGACACCCGAGCCAGTCGTCGAGTCCGTCGTCGGAGACGGCCGTCACGAACAGGTCGCCGTCGACGACCCGGAGCGACAGCGGGAGGCGTCGGTCCGTAGCGACCGAGGAACCGCCGGCTGTCTCGGAGTCGTTCGCAGGGCTGTTGCCGGAGTTGTCCCCGTGGTCACCCTCGTCGCCGCCTACGTCGTCCGGCGGGAGCACCAGCGAGTGGGCGTCGTCGAGCCCGGCGACGAGTGGCGCGACGAGGCGGTAGAACGCCTCTCGTGTCGCCGTCTCCGGGAGTCGTCGTGCGGTGCGATCGACCGCGGCGTGGAGGGCGACCCGTCCGTCGTAGCCCGCGTACGGTTCCGGGTGGATCTGCTCGACGAGACGTACCAGTTCGCCGAGGTCTTCCCGCAGTTCCGGTCTGGTGTAGACGGCTCCGCCGCCCGCGGTCTGCTCTGGTCCACTGGGCACGATTTCACGCTCGTGCCCCGACGGCAAAGGCGCTGTGAGAAGCCAGTTTCTCGACGCTAACTGATAAGTCGCGCCGCGACGAGTGTGCCGACGAGAGAGACCGTGACCGACGACGACCCAGACACGGACGCACCGACGAGTCCGTTCGAGTTGGTCGGCCAGGAGGCGCAGATGGCGATTCTGCAGGCGTTGTTGGCGGCCGACGCGACGGGCGAAGGGACTGGCGTGGCGTTCAGCGACCTGAAGCGCCGGGCGGGGATCGACGACACGGGCCGGTTCAACTACCACCTCGGGGAACTCGTCGGGACGCTCGTGACGGAGACGGACGACGGATACCGGCTGTCGAAGTTCGGACGCCGGGTCCTGCGACCGATGGCGACAGGGTACTACGACCCCGACATCGCCGTCGACGACCTGCCCGTCGAGGGGTCGTGTCCCATCTGTGGTGGAGCGGTGCGCGTCGAACTCGCCGAGGCGGTCCTCAGAGTCGTCTGTGAGCGGGACCACGTCGTCGACGCCGGGCTGGTCGCCTCACCCGGGCTGGTCGTCGACCACGACTCGGCGAGCGCAACGGAGGCGCTCGCCCTGCTGACCACACACGCCGTCGAACTCGGGACGAACGGGGTCTGCCCGACGTGTCACGCCCCGGTGGACGGGCGGGTCGAGCGGCTCCGGACGGAGGGCGTCGCAGGCCGCCTCCCCGTCGTCGACGACCTCGGTGACGGCGGCGCGTCGGACCCAGACGGAGGCGCAGTCCCCGAGACGCAGAGCGACGATCGGTCGCGATACTACGTCTACCGTGCGCCGTGTGACACCTGCGGGAACCTGTTCGTGACGCCCGTCGGCGGCTGCGTGGCGACCGACCCGCGGGTGATCTCCCTGTACGCCACCCAGGGCGTCGACCTCCGGCGGTCGTCTCCGTGGCGGCACCCCTTCCGCCGCGGTGGGACGGCCGAACTCGTCTCCCGGGAGCCGTTCCGCGTGTGTCTCCCGGTCGGACGAGACCTCGACGGGCCGTCGCTGTACCTCACGCTGGACCGTGACGGCGACGTTCGTGGGCGGTACCGCGTCTCCGGGTCACTCGCCGACGACAGAGACGAGTAGTGTCGCCCTCCCGCTGGCCACCGCTGGGATTCTTCCCACCGAGGCGTCCGCAATTTTCATCACCCGAGTCGGAGAGTGTGTACTCGATGTGGCCGCCGGTGCGTCTCGTCGGTGTCGCCTTCCTCCTGACCGGCGTGGGTGCGCTCGCGACACTGTGGCCCGCCTGGCGCAACCGGTCGGACCCGGGGAGTAGGAGTTTCGCGGTCTTCGCCGTCGCCGTCGCGGGGTACGCGTCGGCGTCCGGACTCGACCTCTTCACGACGAACTACGCCGTCTCGCTGGCGCTCCAGAAGGTGGTCAACGCCTGTGGGGTCCTCGTCGGTGCCGCGTGGCTGGCGCTGGCGGTGTCGGTCACGGACCGCGTCGACGACTCGCGGCATCTCGTCGCCGCGTTGGTGGTCGTCGTCCTCGCGGAGTGGACACTCAACTGGGTGAACCCGGGTGGCGTGGTGCTCGCTCGCGGCGCGGGGGTGTCGGGCACGCAGTTCGAGGTCGTCGGCCGCGTCGGCTTCTGGCTCCTCCTCGGGGGCGCGTGGGTACAGGTGCTCGTGGGAACCGGACTGTTGGTCGTGGAGTTCACGACGACCGGTGGGCTCCGTCGCAGACAGACCGGGTTGCTCGCGCTCGCGATCACGCCGGCGTTGGCCGCGAGTGTGCTCAACGGCGTCGTGATGGCGACCGCCGACGTGTCCTACGACTACACGGTGGTCGGGTGGGCACTCTCGTTGGGCGTCTTCGCCGTGGCACTGTACAGTGGTCGCTTCCTCGACGTGACGAGCGTCGCTCGGCGTCGCGTCTTCGAGGACACCACCGACCCCATCGTGACGCTCGACGCCGAGGGCCGTGTCGTCGACAGCAACCCGGCGGCACGCGAGTTGGTCGACGCCGACGACGGGTGGGAGGGGACACCCGCGGCGACGTTCTTCGACCCCCTCCCGGTCGACGGAGAGCGACTGTGGCGAGAGCCAGCCGTCGAGACCGAAGTCAGCGTCGACGGCGGCAGTCGGACACGCCACTTCACGCTCGCCACGACGCCGATTGCCGGACCACAGGAGACCGACCGCGGCCGCGTGGTCTCGCTGTCGGAGGTGACCGTCGTCCGCGAGCGCGAGCGGAAACTCGACCTGATGCGGCAGGTGCAGTCCCGTGTGCTCAGACACGACATCAGACACGACGTCCAGATCATCGAACCCGCCGTCGAGGCCGCCCTGGAGACGGTCGACGACGACCGACGACCGATCGTCGAACGCGCCAGCGAGCGGACCGAGGCGTTACTCTCCGTCAGCGAGAAGGCGCGCGCCGTCGAGCGACTCGTCGACAGAGAACAGTCGCCCCGGACGCTCGACCTGGCGGTCACACTCCGACGACAGGTCGCCGAGACGAACGAGGCGTTCCCCGCGGTGTCGTTCGCCGTGGACGCCCCCGAGTCGTGCGAGGTGGAGACGATCCCGGCCGTCGAGTTGGTCTTCGAGAACGTCCTGGAGAACGCCGCCGAACACAACGACGGCCCGAATCCGTCGGTCGCAGTGACGGTGACCGACGGGGGAGACGCCGTCGTGGCGACGGTGACCGACGACGGGCCCGGGATTCCGGATCACGAACTCTCGGTGCTCGCGGACGGCGAGGAGACGCCGTTGGAACACGGCACCGGGATCGGCCTGTGGATCGTCCAGTGGGTCGTCGACAGCACTGCCGCGTCCGTGACGTTCGACACAGACGACACCGGTACCGCCGTCACCGTCACGATCCCACGAACCGGCGGGACGTAACCGCTCTCTGTGGAGTGGCCGTCCCGCTCACTCCCGGCAGAGTGTGCGCTCGGCTCACTCTCCGAGATCGGCGGTCTCGTCGCGACTCGTCCGGAACACGTCGAGTCGCTCTGCCAGCTCGTCGCTCTGGCGGCTGAGCGTCTCGGCCGTCTCGGCCGTCTGGTCGGTCGCGGCGGCCTGTTGTTCGACACTCGCGGACACCTCCTGCACGGAGGCGGTGATCTCCTCGCTCAGCGCCGAGGTGTCCTCGATCATCGTCGCGATCTCCTCGGCCGTGGCGGCCTGCGTCTCCATCGTCGCACGCACCTCGCTCACGTCGTCGGCGGTCTGCTCGGCGGCGGCCTGGATCTCGCCGAGGCGGCCCTCGACGCCGTCGACCGCCTCCGCGGCCGTCGACACACGCTCCGTCACGGTCTGGACGCTGTCGACGACGGTGGCGGTCTGATCGGCCGTCTCGTCGATGATCGACTCGATGTCGTCGGTCGCCGCCTTCGACTCCTCGGCGAGACTCTTCACCTCCTCGGCGACGACCGCGAAGCCGTCGCCGGCGTCGGTGCCCT
It contains:
- a CDS encoding histidine kinase N-terminal 7TM domain-containing protein yields the protein MWPPVRLVGVAFLLTGVGALATLWPAWRNRSDPGSRSFAVFAVAVAGYASASGLDLFTTNYAVSLALQKVVNACGVLVGAAWLALAVSVTDRVDDSRHLVAALVVVVLAEWTLNWVNPGGVVLARGAGVSGTQFEVVGRVGFWLLLGGAWVQVLVGTGLLVVEFTTTGGLRRRQTGLLALAITPALAASVLNGVVMATADVSYDYTVVGWALSLGVFAVALYSGRFLDVTSVARRRVFEDTTDPIVTLDAEGRVVDSNPAARELVDADDGWEGTPAATFFDPLPVDGERLWREPAVETEVSVDGGSRTRHFTLATTPIAGPQETDRGRVVSLSEVTVVRERERKLDLMRQVQSRVLRHDIRHDVQIIEPAVEAALETVDDDRRPIVERASERTEALLSVSEKARAVERLVDREQSPRTLDLAVTLRRQVAETNEAFPAVSFAVDAPESCEVETIPAVELVFENVLENAAEHNDGPNPSVAVTVTDGGDAVVATVTDDGPGIPDHELSVLADGEETPLEHGTGIGLWIVQWVVDSTAASVTFDTDDTGTAVTVTIPRTGGT